The following proteins are co-located in the Deinococcus sp. KNUC1210 genome:
- the nirB gene encoding nitrite reductase large subunit NirB yields MQRIVIVGNGMVGHRLTEELHHLDASLSLTVLSEEAQVAYDRVQLSHYFDEPRPDLSLTSHGEYSGRGVNWIGERALSLDPAARTVTTASRTLPYDTLILATGSRPFVPPLPNLEQAGSRTPGCFVYRTLADLDAIRAYAAGVGSGTVIGGGLLGLEAAAALQKLGLKVTVVEFAPRLMPAQLDDTGGALLRGVIEEMGIGVLTGAATQELLLDDAGRLRGLRFADGSELETGLLVFSAGIRPRDDLARAAGLAVGERGGIVIDDRCRTSDPHIYAVGECALHAGRIYGLVAPGYQMARAAAASIAGAGETLFTGADLSTKLKLLGVEVGSFGDAFARTPGARELSIQDNVAGTYSKLVLSADGTTVLGGVLVGDTSQFGELSTLASRGERLSVPAASLLLPQAARTGSVPDAAVCSCEGVRRSTLLEAVAGGAHDLAALKACTRAGTGCGGCLPLVRDALNEGLSLLGQAVDHSLCEHFRFTRQELFDLIRVRGHRSWETVLEAHGSGHGCEVCKPVVASILATQHNEYILKDGLAPLQDTNDAYLANIQKNGSYSVMPRVPGGEITPEKLMVLGRVAQTFGLYCKITGGQRIDLLGARLDQLPAIWHELVAAGFESGHAYGKSLRTVKSCVGSTWCRYGVQDSTTLAIDLELRYRGLRSPHKLKAGVSGCTRECAEAQSKDFGLIATERGWNLYVGGNGGVTPRHAQLLAQDLDAETVTRYLDRFLMYYVRTADRLQRTSTWLEKMDGGIEHLRAVIIEDSLGLADELEAAMRSHIATYACEWQETLADQSRLGRFRHFVNSDATDEAIVWDTERGQPRPAEFHDLTLLPMFAND; encoded by the coding sequence ATGCAACGCATCGTTATTGTCGGAAACGGCATGGTCGGCCACCGCCTGACCGAAGAGCTGCACCATCTGGACGCATCGCTGTCACTCACTGTGCTGAGTGAGGAAGCACAGGTCGCCTATGACCGTGTTCAGCTCAGCCATTATTTCGACGAGCCGCGCCCCGACCTGAGCCTGACCAGCCACGGCGAGTACAGCGGACGCGGAGTGAACTGGATCGGGGAACGGGCGCTGAGTCTCGACCCCGCCGCCAGAACCGTGACCACTGCCAGCCGCACGCTGCCCTACGACACGCTGATTCTGGCGACCGGCAGCCGTCCATTCGTGCCGCCGCTGCCCAATCTCGAACAGGCTGGCAGCCGCACCCCCGGCTGTTTCGTGTACCGCACGCTTGCCGATCTGGACGCTATCCGGGCGTATGCGGCAGGCGTCGGCAGCGGCACCGTCATCGGCGGGGGTCTGCTGGGACTGGAAGCGGCGGCAGCGCTGCAAAAACTGGGCCTGAAGGTGACTGTGGTCGAATTTGCTCCGCGCCTGATGCCCGCCCAGCTCGACGACACGGGCGGAGCGCTGCTGCGCGGCGTTATCGAGGAAATGGGCATCGGTGTCCTGACCGGGGCTGCCACCCAGGAACTGCTGCTGGACGATGCAGGCAGGCTGCGCGGCCTGCGCTTTGCCGACGGCAGCGAGCTGGAAACCGGACTGCTGGTGTTCTCGGCGGGCATCCGGCCCCGCGACGACCTCGCACGGGCCGCCGGGCTGGCAGTGGGGGAGCGCGGCGGGATCGTGATCGATGACCGGTGCCGCACCTCTGATCCGCACATCTACGCGGTGGGTGAATGCGCCCTGCACGCCGGGCGGATCTACGGACTGGTAGCGCCCGGCTACCAGATGGCGCGGGCAGCGGCAGCCAGCATCGCGGGAGCGGGCGAGACGCTGTTCACCGGAGCCGACCTGTCGACCAAACTCAAGCTGCTGGGCGTGGAGGTGGGCAGTTTTGGAGACGCCTTCGCCCGCACGCCGGGCGCACGCGAACTGTCGATTCAGGACAACGTTGCCGGAACCTACAGCAAACTGGTCCTGAGCGCCGACGGAACAACGGTGCTGGGCGGCGTGCTGGTGGGCGATACCTCGCAGTTTGGCGAGCTGAGCACCCTGGCGAGTCGGGGAGAACGGCTGAGCGTGCCCGCTGCCAGCCTGCTGCTGCCCCAGGCCGCCCGGACGGGCAGTGTGCCGGACGCGGCGGTATGCAGCTGCGAGGGAGTCCGGCGCAGCACACTGCTGGAGGCGGTGGCAGGAGGCGCTCACGATCTGGCGGCCCTGAAGGCCTGTACCCGCGCCGGAACGGGCTGCGGAGGCTGTCTGCCGCTGGTCAGAGACGCACTGAACGAGGGGCTGAGCCTGCTCGGGCAGGCCGTCGATCACAGCCTGTGCGAGCATTTCCGATTCACGCGCCAGGAACTGTTCGATCTGATCCGGGTCAGGGGCCACCGCAGCTGGGAAACGGTGCTGGAAGCGCACGGCAGCGGGCACGGCTGCGAGGTCTGCAAACCCGTGGTGGCCTCGATTCTGGCGACCCAGCACAACGAATACATTCTGAAAGACGGGCTGGCCCCGCTTCAGGACACCAACGACGCCTATCTCGCCAACATCCAGAAGAACGGCAGCTACAGCGTCATGCCGCGTGTGCCGGGCGGCGAGATCACGCCTGAAAAGCTGATGGTGCTGGGCCGGGTGGCACAGACATTCGGGCTGTACTGCAAGATCACCGGGGGGCAGCGAATTGACCTGCTGGGGGCACGGCTCGACCAGTTGCCCGCCATCTGGCACGAACTGGTCGCAGCGGGCTTCGAAAGCGGGCATGCCTACGGCAAATCGCTGCGAACCGTCAAAAGCTGCGTGGGAAGCACGTGGTGCCGCTACGGCGTGCAGGACAGCACCACGCTGGCGATCGATCTGGAGCTGCGCTACCGGGGGCTTCGCAGCCCGCACAAGCTCAAGGCGGGCGTGTCGGGCTGCACCCGCGAGTGCGCCGAGGCGCAGAGCAAGGATTTTGGACTGATCGCCACCGAACGCGGCTGGAACCTGTACGTGGGCGGCAACGGCGGCGTTACCCCGCGCCACGCGCAGCTGCTGGCGCAGGATCTGGACGCCGAAACGGTCACGCGCTACCTGGACCGCTTCCTGATGTACTACGTGCGGACAGCCGACCGCCTCCAGCGCACCAGCACCTGGCTGGAAAAGATGGACGGCGGCATTGAGCACCTGAGGGCCGTGATTATCGA